The following proteins are encoded in a genomic region of Neomonachus schauinslandi chromosome 7, ASM220157v2, whole genome shotgun sequence:
- the ENC1 gene encoding ectoderm-neural cortex protein 1, producing the protein MSVSVHENRKSRASSGSINIYLFHKSSYADSVLTHLNLLRQQRLFTDVLLHAGNRTFPCHRAVLAACSRYFEAMFSGGLKESQDSEVNFDNSIHPEVLELLLDYAYSSRVIINEENAESLLEAGDMLEFQDIRDACAEFLEKNLHPTNCLGMLLLSDAHQCTKLYELSWRMCLSNFQTIRKNEDFLQLPQDMVVQLLSSEELETEDERLVYESAINWISYDLKKRYCYLPELLQTVRLALLPAIYLMENVAMEELITKQRKSKEIVEEAIRCKLKILQNDGVVTSLCARPRKTGHALFLLGGQTFMCDKLYLVDQKAKEIIPKADIPSPRKEFSACAIGCKVYITGGRGSENGVSKDVWVYDTLHEEWSKAAPMLVARFGHGSAELKHCLYVVGGHTAATGCLPASPSVSLKQVEHYDPTTNKWTMVAPLREGVSNAAVVSAKLKLFAFGGTSVSHDKLPKVQCYDQCENRWTVPATCPQPWRYTAAAVLGNQIFIMGGDTEFSACSAYKFNSETYQWTKVGDVTAKRMSCHAVASGNKLYVVGGYFGIQRCKTLDCYDPTLDVWNSITTVPYSLIPTAFVSTWKHLPS; encoded by the coding sequence ATGTCAGTCAGTGTGCATGAGAACCGCAAGTCCAGGGCCAGCAGTGGCTCCATTAACATCTATCTGTTTCACAAGTCCTCCTACGCCGACAGTGTCCTCACACACTTGAACCTTTTACGCCAGCAGCGCCTCTTCACGGACGTCCTTCTCCATGCCGGGAATAGGACCTTCCCCTGTCACCGGGCGGTGCTGGCTGCCTGCAGCCGCTACTTTGAAGCCATGTTCAGCGGTGGCCTGAAAGAGAGCCAGGACAGTGAAGTCAACTTCGACAACTCCATCCACCCAGAAGTTTTGGAGCTGCTGCTCGACTACGCGTACTCCTCCCGGGTCATCATCAACGAGGAAAATGCAGAATCGCTTCTGGAAGCCGGCGACATGCTGGAGTTTCAGGACATCCGGGACGCGTGTGCAGAGTTCCTAGAAAAGAACCTGCATCCCACCAACTGCCTGGGCATGCTCCTGCTCTCCGACGCGCACCAGTGCACGAAGCTGTATGAACTCTCCTGGAGAATGTGCCTCAGCAATTTCCAAACCATCAGGAAGAACGAAGATTTCCTCCAGCTGCCCCAGGACATGGTAGTGCAGCTCTTGTCCAGTGAAGAGCTGGAGACAGAAGATGAAAGGCTTGTGTACGAGTCTGCAATTAACTGGATCAGCTACGACCTGAAGAAGCGCTACTGCTACCTCCCAGAGCTGTTGCAGACAGTGAGGCTGGCTCTCCTGCCTGCCATCTATCTCATGGAGAATGTGGCCATGGAGGAACTCATTACCAagcagagaaagagcaaggagaTTGTGGAAGAGGCCATCAGGTGCAAACTAAAAATCCTGCAGAACGACGGCGTGGTAACCAGCCTCTGTGCCCGGCCTCGGAAGACTGGCCATGCTCTCTTCCTCTTGGGCGGGCAGACCTTTATGTGCGACAAGCTGTATCTGGTGGACCAGAAGGCCAAAGAAATAATTCCCAAGGCTGACATCCCCAGCCCAAGAAAAGAGTTCAGTGCGTGTGCAATTGGCTGCAAAGTATACATTACGGGGGGGCGGGGGTCTGAAAATGGAGTCTCAAAAGATGTCTGGGTTTACGATACCCTGCATGAAGAGTGGTCCAAAGCTGCCCCCATGCTGGTGGCCAGGTTCGGCCATGGCTCTGCTGAACTGAAGCACTGCCTGTATGTGGTTGGGGGGCACACAGCTGCAACGGGCTgtctcccagcctccccctcaGTCTCTCTAAAGCAAGTAGAACACTATGACCCCACGACCAACAAATGGACCATGGTGGCCCCCCTCCGAGAAGGCGTTAGCAATGCTGCGGTGGTGAGTGCCAAACTCAAGTTGTTCGCCTTCGGAGGTACCAGCGTCAGTCATGACAAGCTCCCTAAGGTTCAGTGTTACGATCAGTGTGAAAACAGGTGGACGGTACCAGCCACCTGTCCCCAGCCCTGGCGTTACACAGCAGCAGCGGTTCTGGGTAACCAGATTTTCATTATGGGGGGAGATACGGAGttctctgcctgctctgcttACAAATTCAACAGTGAGACTTACCAGTGGACCAAGGTGGGAGACGTCACAGCAAAGCGCATGAGCTGCCACGCTGTGGCCTCCGGAAACAAGCTCTACGTGGTGGGAGGGTACTTCGGCATTCAGCGCTGCAAAACTCTGGACTGTTACGACCCGACATTAGATGTGTGGAACAGCATCACCACGGTCCCGTACTCGCTGATTCCTACTGCATTTGTCAGCACCtggaagcatctgccttcttaA